Genomic segment of Natronoarchaeum philippinense:
TATAACTGGGTGCGCTACGGCGACGAAGTCGACCACCCCGGCATCCGCGAGCGCGTCGGGAAGTTGGTACCGATTGTCGAGAACGGACTCGACAGCGGACAGATTGATGCCGATGCCGCCGACGCTGCTGTCGTCGACCAACTCGTCGAGTACAACGTCAACCAACAGATCGGGTTCTTGCTCGACAACGCCGACCTGTCCGAGGACGTGTCGGTGTACGGGTTCGTGTACGACTTTCACGGTTCGTACGACGATGTCGACGGGCGGACCTACGCGGTCAACGCCGACGGCGAAGCCGATCCCGCGGCGATCCGCGATCTGCTTTCCGAGGAGTACGAGGTGTTTGGCCACTCGCTGCTCGGGCCGGCGTAGCGACGTGATGACGGTCGTTGCGTTCGGTTGCAGCCGATTACGG
This window contains:
- a CDS encoding carbonic anhydrase, translating into MARDIVRELLDRNREHTDSLPAGYFDTVRFGQQPPVVSVCCSDSRVSQEGMFDVDEPGYLFTASNIGNQTRDEHEGEFVVDGNIMYPVKHTDTRTIAVVGHTQCGAVTAAYNWVRYGDEVDHPGIRERVGKLVPIVENGLDSGQIDADAADAAVVDQLVEYNVNQQIGFLLDNADLSEDVSVYGFVYDFHGSYDDVDGRTYAVNADGEADPAAIRDLLSEEYEVFGHSLLGPA